The following are encoded together in the Bradysia coprophila strain Holo2 unplaced genomic scaffold, BU_Bcop_v1 contig_94, whole genome shotgun sequence genome:
- the LOC119085340 gene encoding uncharacterized protein LOC119085340 has product MFSLKLSLCFVALALVQIASGRFENESTRQKFVADLTRSLSNALLTNHGRVNFDEFRNVLVRYEFDCKQHALNKVTQSDYKDKKGRSDTIEKFYANNRYNSFENQETFKFKKPDAQDEAIQKKSSDVAKQTVRLCANMEAISAGSQPNIQ; this is encoded by the exons atgttttcgttgaaattgTCACTCTGTTTCGTAGCTCTTGCACTGGTGCAAATT GCATCGGGccgatttgaaaatgaatcgaCTCGTCAAAAGTTCGTAGCAGATCTAACAAGAAGCCTATCCAACGCACTGCTGACGAACCATGGACGTGTCAATTTCGATGAATTCCGAAATGTTTTGGTTCGCTACGAATTCGATTGCAAGCAGCACGCTTTGAATAAGGTCACCCAGTCGGATTACAAAGACAAAAAGGGCAGAAGCGACACGATCGAAAAGTTCTATGCCAACAATCGCTACAACAGTTTCGAGAATCAGGAAACCTTCAAATTCAAGAAACCCGACGCCCAAGATGAAGCCATTCAGAAGAAGAGTTCTGATGTGGCCAAGCAAACCGTTAGATTGTGTGCAAATATGGAAGCGATTAGCGCAGGAAGTCAACCGAACATTCAGTGA